Proteins co-encoded in one Klebsiella michiganensis genomic window:
- a CDS encoding 2-oxo-3-deoxygalactonate kinase, which yields MNENYIAVDWGSSQLRAWHFIAGQPVASLDLPLGVSRLEACTPEAVFEQHIAPWREKAPVPVIMGGMIGSDAGWQQVPYLACPAALSQLAAGLKEVAENVWIVPGLKVEAENVMRGEETQLLGAMRLAPTTHYVMPGTHSKWVQAEGERVSAFSTVMTGELHHLLMTCSLIGKGLPAQINDDAAFRQGLDRGLCSPAFVGELFYARAARVLGSVPASCVAELLSGLLIGAEVAGMMTLHEPKNVTLVASSSLCRRYQQAFSLAGVETQCVAGEDAFQQGIRSLLDARC from the coding sequence ATGAACGAGAACTACATCGCCGTGGACTGGGGTTCAAGTCAGCTCAGAGCCTGGCATTTTATCGCCGGTCAGCCGGTAGCCAGTCTGGATTTGCCGCTGGGCGTTAGCCGCCTTGAGGCATGTACGCCCGAGGCTGTGTTTGAGCAGCACATAGCCCCGTGGCGTGAAAAGGCGCCAGTGCCGGTCATTATGGGCGGAATGATCGGCAGCGATGCAGGCTGGCAGCAGGTTCCCTATCTGGCTTGCCCCGCTGCTCTAAGCCAGCTTGCCGCCGGACTGAAAGAAGTTGCCGAAAATGTGTGGATTGTTCCGGGGCTAAAAGTGGAAGCCGAAAATGTGATGCGCGGGGAGGAAACTCAGCTGCTTGGTGCCATGCGGCTGGCGCCTACCACGCATTACGTAATGCCCGGAACCCACAGCAAATGGGTACAAGCCGAGGGCGAACGCGTCAGCGCATTTTCTACGGTGATGACCGGAGAACTGCATCACCTGTTGATGACTTGCTCACTGATTGGCAAGGGGCTGCCTGCGCAAATCAATGATGATGCTGCGTTCCGGCAAGGGCTTGACCGGGGGCTGTGTTCGCCCGCATTTGTCGGCGAGTTATTTTACGCCAGGGCGGCGAGAGTGCTGGGCAGCGTGCCAGCATCCTGCGTCGCTGAACTGCTGTCCGGGCTGCTGATTGGCGCTGAAGTTGCCGGGATGATGACGCTCCATGAACCTAAAAACGTCACGCTGGTGGCCAGCTCTTCTCTCTGTCGCCGCTATCAGCAGGCCTTTTCCCTGGCCGGGGTTGAAACCCAATGTGTGGCAGGTGAAGACGCTTTTCAGCAGGGCATAAGGAGCCTTCTCGATGCACGATGCTAA
- a CDS encoding transcriptional regulator, with protein MSYTIDIISCITDRFVELTATEKRIAQFILDDVQSAAALPISEMARQTQTSQASITRFARAIGCKDVRELKVKLAQSLAVGQRFILDVPDLEGVQGIYETIINVLDINRRALNAESLNKAVTWLNNARQILALGMGGGSTICAQELQFRLFRLGMPVVSQSDGLLARMMAASVASNDVVVALSLGGYTPEVVESAAIARQYGAKIIAITPQGTPLAEQADIVLPLIIRENDYIFKPSTSRYAMLAMIDVLATELAMANKSQAKDRLRRIKLALDSHRGGADRQPLGD; from the coding sequence ATGAGCTACACCATCGATATTATCTCCTGCATCACCGATCGCTTTGTTGAGCTGACCGCCACCGAAAAGCGCATCGCGCAGTTTATTCTGGACGACGTGCAGTCTGCCGCGGCGCTGCCGATTTCGGAAATGGCACGCCAGACGCAAACCAGCCAGGCTTCAATTACCCGCTTTGCCCGGGCTATCGGCTGCAAGGACGTGCGAGAACTGAAGGTGAAGTTGGCCCAGTCGCTGGCCGTGGGGCAAAGATTTATTCTCGATGTGCCGGACCTGGAAGGCGTGCAGGGGATCTACGAAACCATCATCAACGTGCTGGACATCAACCGCCGTGCGCTAAACGCTGAGTCACTGAACAAGGCCGTGACCTGGCTGAATAATGCGAGGCAGATTCTGGCGCTGGGCATGGGCGGCGGGTCGACGATTTGTGCGCAGGAGTTACAGTTTCGTCTGTTTCGCCTCGGCATGCCGGTGGTGAGCCAAAGCGATGGCTTGCTGGCGAGGATGATGGCGGCGTCGGTGGCCTCCAACGATGTGGTTGTGGCGCTATCATTGGGAGGCTACACCCCGGAAGTGGTGGAGAGCGCGGCCATTGCCCGCCAGTACGGTGCAAAGATCATCGCCATTACTCCGCAGGGTACGCCGCTGGCCGAGCAGGCAGACATTGTGCTGCCGCTGATTATTCGCGAAAACGACTACATTTTTAAGCCGAGCACTTCGCGCTACGCGATGCTGGCGATGATTGATGTGCTGGCCACCGAACTGGCGATGGCCAACAAAAGCCAGGCGAAGGATCGACTGCGCCGCATCAAGCTGGCGCTGGACAGCCATCGCGGCGGGGCTGACAGGCAGCCGCTGGGGGATTAG
- a CDS encoding 2-dehydro-3-deoxy-6-phosphogalactonate aldolase (catalyzes the formation of D-glyceraldehyde 3-phosphate and pyruvate from 2-dehydro-3-deoxy-D-galactonate 6-phosphate; functions in galactonate metabolism): MHDANPLIAILRGVQPFEAAAHVEALIEEGFRYLEIPLNSPGWQQSIAGVGAKFGRQACIGAGTVLKVEQVTWLADAGAGLIVTPNTDPRVIALARERGMLVCAGCATATEAFTALEAGAQWLKIFPSSAFGPAYISALKAVLPPETPVLAVGGITPDNLPLYLDAGCQGAGLGSDLYRAGQDVKVTRQQGRRFMDALRRYHR, translated from the coding sequence ATGCACGATGCTAATCCACTGATCGCCATTCTGCGCGGGGTTCAGCCTTTTGAGGCGGCCGCGCACGTTGAGGCATTAATTGAAGAGGGCTTCCGTTACCTGGAAATTCCGCTCAACTCGCCGGGTTGGCAGCAGAGCATTGCCGGGGTGGGGGCTAAGTTTGGTCGGCAGGCCTGCATTGGTGCCGGAACGGTACTGAAGGTGGAGCAGGTTACCTGGCTTGCTGACGCCGGCGCCGGGCTGATAGTGACGCCTAACACCGACCCGCGTGTGATAGCCCTGGCAAGAGAGCGCGGCATGCTGGTTTGTGCCGGATGCGCTACCGCAACGGAGGCATTTACCGCGCTGGAAGCCGGGGCACAGTGGCTGAAAATTTTTCCATCTTCGGCATTTGGTCCGGCGTACATTTCCGCGCTGAAAGCGGTATTGCCGCCGGAGACGCCGGTGTTGGCGGTGGGAGGTATTACGCCGGATAACCTTCCGTTGTATCTCGACGCTGGCTGCCAGGGCGCAGGTTTAGGCAGCGATCTCTACCGTGCAGGGCAAGATGTAAAAGTGACCCGGCAGCAGGGAAGACGCTTTATGGACGCCCTCAGGCGGTATCACCGCTAA
- a CDS encoding transcriptional regulator, whose protein sequence is MVGPMDVPIQRQEPMRMKGAKVKVADRLAEIVLSLYQGETLSADIIRQRFDVDMRTAYRDLNRLGAILEDVGEGKKRLSSHLKGQFNVNDLLRITKRVGLAAFYPWYDIKSHNQYITLRAIPDLLVVGYEYENSPQRKAIFYPLFDDRDDPGGERVKTEVLLQVSAQAAEHFKQRKLLPFQKTIRELDNGELLLASHIASPEQLFPLVQYWIPHLTIISPQVWQSDLKARIAAWCNVN, encoded by the coding sequence ATGGTTGGGCCTATGGATGTACCGATACAGAGGCAGGAACCGATGAGAATGAAAGGCGCGAAAGTAAAAGTTGCAGATCGACTGGCCGAAATCGTCTTAAGTCTTTATCAGGGGGAAACCCTTTCCGCTGATATTATCCGCCAGCGTTTTGATGTAGATATGCGAACTGCGTATCGTGATTTGAACCGGCTTGGTGCTATTCTGGAGGACGTCGGCGAAGGGAAAAAGCGTCTCTCTTCGCATTTAAAAGGACAGTTTAACGTAAACGACCTGTTACGCATTACTAAACGCGTAGGGCTTGCTGCGTTTTATCCGTGGTACGACATAAAGAGCCATAATCAATATATTACTCTACGAGCTATTCCAGATTTATTGGTTGTAGGGTATGAATATGAAAATAGCCCACAGCGTAAAGCTATTTTTTATCCATTATTTGACGATCGGGATGATCCTGGTGGGGAAAGGGTAAAAACGGAAGTGCTGTTACAGGTTTCGGCTCAGGCGGCCGAACATTTTAAACAGCGCAAGTTATTGCCTTTTCAAAAAACCATCAGAGAGCTTGATAACGGAGAGTTGCTTCTGGCGAGTCATATTGCTTCGCCTGAGCAATTGTTTCCGCTGGTGCAGTATTGGATACCGCATCTCACCATTATTTCCCCGCAGGTCTGGCAGAGTGACTTAAAAGCCAGGATCGCGGCATGGTGTAATGTTAATTAA
- a CDS encoding membrane protein, with protein sequence MSLLDTLLSPFQFGFMINALTMTTLVAIPCALLSCFLVLKGWALMGDAMSHAVFPGVVIAWMVGLPLGLGAFVAGLFCAFATGYLQDNSRIKRDTVMGIVFSGMFGAGLVLYVYLKPDIHLDHILFGDMLGVSGSDILQTGIIALLTAIIVALKWRDLLLHAFDPIQAQVSGLNVKLLNYGLLCLVSLTIVAALKAVGIILAISLLIAPGAIASLLTRTFKGMMLVALAQAIVTSFLGVYLSFFIDSAPAPTIVVLSALVFIAAFIRATIGQRRMEAISEPS encoded by the coding sequence ATGAGCCTGTTAGATACGCTGCTTTCTCCTTTCCAGTTTGGCTTTATGATCAATGCCCTGACCATGACGACGCTGGTCGCCATCCCGTGCGCGCTGCTCTCCTGCTTCCTGGTGCTAAAGGGCTGGGCGCTAATGGGCGATGCCATGAGCCACGCAGTCTTCCCCGGCGTGGTGATCGCCTGGATGGTCGGCCTGCCGCTGGGCCTCGGCGCCTTCGTGGCCGGGCTATTTTGCGCCTTTGCCACCGGCTACCTGCAGGACAACAGCCGCATCAAACGCGACACGGTTATGGGCATCGTCTTTTCCGGTATGTTTGGCGCGGGCCTAGTGCTTTACGTCTACCTGAAACCGGATATCCACCTCGACCACATTCTGTTCGGCGACATGCTGGGCGTGAGCGGCAGTGATATTCTGCAAACGGGGATCATTGCGCTGCTCACGGCGATTATTGTGGCGTTAAAATGGCGAGATTTACTGCTGCACGCGTTCGATCCTATTCAGGCGCAGGTATCCGGCCTGAACGTCAAGTTGCTGAACTATGGCCTGCTTTGCCTGGTCTCGTTGACCATCGTCGCGGCCCTGAAGGCGGTGGGGATCATTCTCGCCATCTCCCTGCTCATCGCTCCTGGGGCTATCGCCTCACTGTTGACGCGCACCTTTAAAGGCATGATGCTGGTCGCGCTTGCGCAGGCTATCGTGACGTCGTTTCTTGGCGTCTACCTTTCATTCTTTATCGACAGCGCCCCCGCGCCGACCATCGTTGTGCTTTCTGCCCTGGTCTTCATCGCCGCGTTTATTCGGGCCACAATCGGGCAGCGGCGTATGGAAGCGATAAGCGAGCCATCCTGA
- a CDS encoding sodium:proline symporter: MNNISFLICFGLYACAMIILGWFVSRNQKSGEDFLLGGRSLPMFLTLGSTVATMVGTGSSMGAVGFGYSNGWAGMLYGLGGAVGILLVAWLFAPVRKLRFMTMSEELSYYTGASHLIKNIVGLLIFVASIGWLGAHILGGSLYLSWATGIDMTVAKIIIALAFAIYVVIGGYSAVVWTDTIQALILFFGFILMAILAVIHVGGWEAIQQAMAPEALSFLAVDKLGVVPALSLAMVISVGVLATPSYRQRIYSGKDVSSVRRSFVYTGILYLFFSILPAIIGMAAFTMNPSLENSNYAFLFATSFLPSLVGLVVLIAGLSATMSSASSDAIAAVTIVMRDLYTIITGRMPPENKAIMLSRWMLVLVIGLALIFALTSNDIISYITKMISTLMSGLFVCSILGRFWLRFNWQGALAALAGGAGVSTAVLVHDRWLAYWGNPCIPSVLASLAAAVIVTLVTPASKMSREEALEVITRERESRPESVPAPLRSGK, translated from the coding sequence ATGAATAATATTTCATTCCTTATCTGCTTTGGTCTTTATGCCTGCGCGATGATTATTCTCGGCTGGTTTGTTTCCCGTAACCAAAAGAGCGGTGAAGATTTCTTGCTGGGCGGGCGCTCTCTGCCGATGTTTTTAACGCTGGGTTCCACGGTGGCGACGATGGTCGGCACGGGGTCAAGTATGGGAGCGGTGGGTTTTGGCTACAGCAATGGCTGGGCGGGGATGCTTTACGGGCTTGGCGGTGCGGTGGGTATTTTGCTGGTAGCCTGGCTATTTGCCCCGGTACGAAAATTGCGTTTCATGACAATGAGCGAAGAACTTTCTTATTATACGGGGGCCAGCCACTTAATTAAAAATATCGTCGGCCTGCTTATATTTGTCGCCTCTATTGGCTGGTTAGGTGCTCATATTCTTGGCGGTAGCCTGTATTTATCCTGGGCTACAGGAATAGATATGACGGTGGCAAAAATTATTATTGCTCTGGCATTTGCGATTTATGTCGTAATCGGTGGTTATTCAGCTGTGGTCTGGACTGACACTATCCAGGCACTGATTTTGTTCTTCGGTTTTATTCTGATGGCGATACTTGCCGTGATTCACGTGGGTGGCTGGGAGGCTATTCAACAGGCGATGGCTCCTGAGGCGTTGAGCTTCCTTGCCGTCGACAAGCTGGGTGTGGTACCCGCACTCTCTCTGGCGATGGTGATTAGCGTTGGCGTACTGGCGACACCTTCCTATCGGCAGCGCATTTACTCAGGGAAGGATGTGTCATCCGTGAGGCGCTCGTTTGTGTATACCGGCATACTGTATTTATTCTTCTCTATCCTTCCGGCTATTATCGGGATGGCGGCCTTTACCATGAACCCGTCTCTTGAAAACAGCAACTATGCTTTTCTGTTTGCGACAAGTTTCCTGCCGAGCCTGGTGGGGCTGGTGGTGCTGATTGCCGGGCTGTCGGCCACCATGTCTTCGGCAAGCTCTGATGCCATCGCCGCCGTAACGATAGTGATGCGCGATCTCTACACGATAATAACGGGCAGAATGCCGCCGGAAAATAAAGCCATTATGCTGTCCCGCTGGATGCTGGTGCTAGTGATTGGCCTGGCGCTGATCTTTGCCCTGACCTCCAACGACATCATTAGTTACATCACCAAAATGATTTCCACCCTGATGTCTGGTCTGTTTGTCTGCTCGATTCTGGGGCGCTTCTGGCTGCGCTTTAACTGGCAGGGGGCGCTGGCCGCGCTGGCAGGCGGCGCGGGAGTATCCACTGCGGTGTTGGTCCATGACCGCTGGCTGGCATACTGGGGCAACCCCTGCATTCCTTCCGTGCTGGCGAGCCTGGCCGCTGCTGTTATCGTTACGCTGGTCACTCCGGCCAGCAAGATGAGCCGTGAAGAGGCGCTGGAGGTGATTACCCGCGAAAGGGAAAGTCGCCCCGAGTCTGTGCCTGCTCCGCTAAGGAGCGGCAAATGA
- a CDS encoding endoribonuclease L-PSP: MSIKRYGVGGSTGTGGQHLPFAKAVEAAGWLYVSGQTPMKDGEVVEGGIVDQSRLAIQNCVDIMAEAGYTLADVVHVKVYLTDARYFQSFNKVFREFFGDHPPARVCCVADLVVDCKVEVDVTCYRSDRG, translated from the coding sequence ATGAGCATTAAACGTTATGGCGTTGGCGGCAGTACCGGTACCGGCGGGCAGCACCTGCCTTTTGCCAAAGCTGTGGAAGCGGCCGGCTGGCTGTATGTTTCCGGCCAGACGCCAATGAAGGACGGGGAAGTGGTTGAGGGGGGAATTGTCGATCAGTCGCGGCTGGCGATTCAGAACTGCGTGGACATCATGGCGGAAGCGGGCTACACCCTGGCTGACGTAGTGCACGTAAAGGTTTACCTGACCGATGCTCGCTATTTTCAGTCTTTCAACAAAGTATTTCGTGAATTCTTTGGTGACCATCCTCCGGCCCGCGTGTGCTGCGTTGCGGACCTGGTGGTGGACTGCAAAGTTGAAGTGGATGTCACCTGCTATCGCTCAGACCGGGGCTAA
- a CDS encoding manganese/iron transporter ATP-binding protein (with SitACD is involved in the transport of manganese and iron) — MSRRPGIIVQDASVTYRNGHTALRAASFEIPTGTIAALVGVNGSGKSTLFKAIMGFVHLASGSISILDMPTRKALRNNLVSYVPQSEDVDWTFPVLVEDVVMMGRFGHMGMLRIPGKADKQAVDNALARVGMSDFRQRQIGELSGGQKKRVFLARAIAQDGQVILLDEPFTGVDVKTEEQIISLLRELRDEGRTMLVSTHNLGAVTDYCDYTVLVKGTVLACGPTDVTFTQANLELAFSGVLRHVTLTGKETSVFTDDERPFIHGSALKEEP, encoded by the coding sequence ATGAGTCGTCGTCCCGGCATAATCGTTCAGGACGCCAGCGTCACCTATCGCAATGGCCACACCGCGCTGCGGGCGGCCAGCTTTGAAATTCCGACCGGCACTATTGCGGCCCTGGTAGGCGTCAACGGCTCCGGGAAATCCACGCTGTTTAAAGCCATCATGGGCTTTGTGCACCTTGCCAGCGGCAGCATCTCGATTCTGGATATGCCCACGCGAAAAGCGCTGCGCAACAACCTGGTGTCTTATGTGCCGCAGTCCGAGGACGTGGACTGGACGTTTCCGGTGCTGGTGGAAGACGTGGTAATGATGGGCCGCTTTGGTCATATGGGGATGCTACGCATTCCCGGCAAGGCCGACAAACAGGCGGTTGACAACGCCCTTGCCCGCGTCGGCATGAGCGACTTCCGCCAGCGCCAAATCGGCGAACTATCCGGCGGGCAGAAAAAACGCGTGTTTCTCGCCCGGGCAATTGCCCAGGACGGTCAGGTTATTCTGCTGGACGAACCGTTCACCGGCGTGGACGTAAAAACGGAAGAGCAGATCATCAGCCTGCTGCGCGAACTGCGGGATGAGGGCCGCACGATGCTGGTCTCAACCCACAACCTGGGCGCCGTGACCGACTATTGCGACTACACCGTGCTGGTGAAAGGTACCGTGCTGGCCTGCGGCCCGACCGACGTCACCTTTACCCAGGCAAATCTTGAGCTGGCCTTCAGCGGCGTACTGCGTCACGTCACCTTAACCGGGAAAGAAACCAGCGTATTCACCGACGACGAAAGGCCGTTTATCCACGGTTCGGCGTTAAAAGAGGAGCCGTAA
- a CDS encoding D-aminoacylase produces the protein MKFDYLFRNVTVIDGSGGAEYLADVAVQGERIADIAPGITGEAVHEIDGSGRVLAPGFIDVHTHDDINVIRFPEYLPKISQGITTVIVGNCGISAAGATINAQVPDPMNLLGEAHQFVYPTVEAYAHAVEQARPAINVGTLVGHTALRNNQMDDLFRPATQEEILAMREQLKLALQQGALGLSSGLAYGSAFHSTTEEVMALAEELAAEKGIYTTHLRSEFEPILEALDEAFRIGCHGNVPVVVSHHKCAGAKNWGRTVETLKLFDKVREQQDVSCDCYPYSASSSTLDMKQITDEFDIVITWSEPHPEVAGKTLLQIAEEWSMSLHEAGKLLMPAGAIYYNMDEQDVRRVLSYPVTMIGSDGLPNDPMPHPRLWGAFPRVLGHYSRDEKLFPLTQAVHKMTGMSAARFQLPERGLVKRGYYADLVLFNPVTVRDVASFSNPKQPAAGIEAVMVNGVMSYGLAQKVTGRAGRFLRRQK, from the coding sequence ATGAAGTTTGATTATCTCTTCAGGAATGTCACCGTGATTGATGGTTCGGGCGGTGCGGAATATCTGGCCGATGTGGCGGTGCAGGGCGAGCGTATTGCCGACATCGCGCCGGGTATTACCGGTGAGGCCGTGCATGAGATCGACGGCAGCGGGCGGGTATTGGCGCCGGGGTTTATTGATGTCCACACGCATGACGACATTAACGTGATCCGTTTTCCTGAATATCTGCCGAAAATTAGCCAGGGCATTACCACCGTGATCGTCGGCAACTGCGGCATCAGTGCGGCGGGCGCAACCATTAACGCGCAGGTGCCTGACCCGATGAACCTGTTGGGCGAGGCGCATCAGTTTGTCTATCCCACGGTTGAGGCGTATGCGCATGCCGTGGAGCAGGCTCGCCCGGCAATCAACGTCGGCACGCTTGTCGGTCATACCGCGCTGCGTAATAACCAGATGGATGACCTGTTCCGCCCGGCGACGCAAGAAGAGATTCTCGCCATGCGCGAGCAGCTTAAGCTGGCCCTGCAGCAGGGAGCGTTGGGATTAAGCTCTGGGCTGGCTTATGGCAGCGCGTTCCACTCCACCACCGAAGAGGTGATGGCGCTGGCGGAGGAGCTGGCGGCGGAGAAGGGGATTTACACCACCCATTTACGCTCCGAGTTTGAGCCTATTTTAGAGGCGCTGGATGAAGCTTTTCGCATCGGCTGCCACGGAAATGTGCCGGTTGTGGTGTCGCATCACAAATGCGCCGGGGCGAAAAACTGGGGGCGCACGGTTGAAACGCTAAAGTTGTTCGACAAAGTACGCGAGCAGCAGGATGTCTCCTGTGACTGTTACCCGTATTCCGCCAGCTCTTCAACGCTGGACATGAAGCAGATAACCGATGAATTCGACATTGTCATCACCTGGTCAGAGCCGCATCCGGAAGTGGCGGGGAAGACGCTGCTGCAAATCGCCGAAGAGTGGTCGATGTCACTTCACGAAGCGGGAAAATTACTGATGCCCGCGGGCGCGATTTATTACAACATGGACGAGCAGGACGTTCGGCGCGTGCTGAGCTATCCAGTGACAATGATAGGCTCCGACGGGCTGCCTAACGATCCGATGCCGCATCCTCGGCTGTGGGGCGCCTTCCCGCGCGTGCTGGGACATTACAGCCGCGACGAGAAGCTTTTCCCGCTGACGCAGGCGGTACATAAGATGACGGGCATGTCGGCGGCTCGGTTCCAGCTGCCCGAACGTGGCCTGGTGAAGCGCGGTTATTATGCCGATCTGGTGTTGTTCAACCCGGTAACCGTGCGGGATGTGGCGAGCTTCAGTAACCCGAAACAGCCTGCCGCAGGTATTGAGGCGGTGATGGTGAACGGGGTGATGAGCTACGGGCTGGCGCAAAAAGTCACCGGGCGTGCGGGGCGGTTCCTGCGTCGGCAGAAGTGA
- a CDS encoding aldolase — protein sequence MKYQEINLVPHKSALMHSPANVLNEDVCLPAALIKKSALKNNIRWMQDYANARGVSLAPHGKTTMTPWIFQQQQKAGAWAIGVGSAWQASIAMSAGIERVLMVNQLVGKANITLVSQLKHKHTAVDYICCVDSEANARTLSAFFSQQGQTLDVLIELGVPGGRCGCRGTEQALALAKLVAELPGLTLRGLELYEGVLHGENPQPKVEALLQDAAALACQMERYVDGEFLLTGAGSVWYDVVCNIWLAAEKPANCRIAIRPGCYITHDGGIYQAAQDQLMARDRIACDLGGDLVSALELVAMVQSVPESDRAIVNFGKRDSAFDAGLPQPIAHYRQGKPLASPSETIEATGIMDQHAMLKLKPGADVQVGDILVFSTSHPCLTFDKWKALLLVDDEYNVLDELETAF from the coding sequence ATGAAATACCAGGAGATTAACCTCGTACCCCATAAGTCCGCCCTCATGCATTCCCCTGCCAATGTCCTCAACGAAGACGTTTGCCTGCCCGCCGCGCTGATAAAAAAATCAGCCCTGAAAAACAACATCAGGTGGATGCAGGACTACGCCAATGCGCGCGGCGTTTCGCTGGCACCACACGGTAAAACCACCATGACGCCGTGGATCTTCCAGCAACAGCAAAAAGCGGGAGCGTGGGCCATCGGCGTAGGCAGCGCATGGCAAGCCAGCATCGCGATGTCCGCGGGCATTGAGCGGGTGCTAATGGTTAACCAGCTGGTGGGCAAAGCGAACATAACGCTGGTATCACAGCTGAAGCATAAACATACCGCCGTCGACTACATTTGCTGCGTGGACAGCGAGGCAAACGCCCGCACCCTGTCGGCCTTTTTTAGCCAGCAGGGGCAAACCCTCGACGTGCTGATTGAGCTTGGCGTGCCCGGTGGCCGCTGCGGCTGCCGCGGCACTGAACAGGCGCTGGCGCTGGCAAAACTGGTGGCAGAATTACCTGGCCTGACGTTACGCGGCCTGGAGCTGTACGAAGGCGTGCTACACGGTGAAAATCCACAGCCCAAAGTCGAAGCCCTCCTGCAGGACGCGGCAGCCCTAGCCTGCCAGATGGAACGCTACGTAGACGGTGAGTTCCTGCTCACCGGTGCAGGTTCGGTCTGGTACGACGTGGTGTGTAATATCTGGCTCGCCGCAGAAAAACCGGCCAACTGCCGCATTGCGATTCGCCCCGGCTGCTACATCACTCACGACGGCGGTATTTATCAGGCAGCCCAGGATCAGTTGATGGCGCGCGATCGGATCGCCTGCGATCTCGGCGGCGATCTGGTTTCCGCGCTGGAGCTGGTGGCTATGGTGCAGTCGGTGCCGGAGAGCGACCGGGCGATTGTGAATTTTGGCAAGCGCGACAGCGCCTTTGATGCCGGTCTGCCGCAGCCGATAGCGCATTACCGCCAGGGCAAACCGCTGGCCTCGCCGTCAGAAACCATCGAAGCAACCGGGATTATGGACCAGCATGCTATGTTGAAACTCAAGCCGGGCGCGGATGTGCAGGTTGGGGATATTCTGGTGTTCAGCACTTCGCACCCGTGCCTGACGTTTGATAAGTGGAAGGCGCTGCTGCTGGTGGACGACGAGTATAACGTGCTGGATGAGTTAGAGACGGCGTTCTAG
- a CDS encoding membrane protein, which yields MSVLLEPFSYGYMFNAIWVSALVGGVCAFLSCYLMLKGWSLIGDALSHSIVPGVAGAYMLGLPFSIGAFFSGGLAAGTMLFLNQRTRLREDTIIGLIFSSFFGLGLFMVSLNPTSVNIQTIVLGNILAIAPSDIVQLAIIGFVSLAILLLKWKDLMVTFFDENHARSIGLNPLWLKGLFFTLLSATTVAALQTVGAFLVICMVVTPGATAWLLTDRFPKLLIIAVTLGTFTSAFGTWISYFLDGATGGIIVVLQTLIFLLTFVFAPKHGLLANRRRARLSLEQTP from the coding sequence ATGTCCGTCCTGCTCGAACCGTTTAGCTATGGCTACATGTTTAACGCCATCTGGGTATCGGCGCTGGTTGGCGGCGTGTGCGCCTTCCTCTCCTGTTACCTGATGCTGAAAGGCTGGTCGCTGATTGGCGATGCCCTCTCCCACTCCATCGTGCCCGGCGTGGCCGGAGCCTATATGCTCGGCCTGCCGTTTTCCATCGGCGCATTTTTCTCAGGCGGCCTCGCGGCGGGTACCATGCTGTTTTTAAACCAGCGCACGCGCCTGCGGGAAGACACCATCATTGGCCTTATCTTTTCGTCGTTCTTTGGCCTCGGGCTATTTATGGTGTCGCTCAACCCAACCTCAGTAAACATCCAGACCATCGTGCTCGGCAATATCCTGGCCATCGCCCCGTCGGATATCGTGCAGCTGGCAATTATCGGCTTTGTCTCGCTGGCGATTCTGCTGCTGAAATGGAAAGACCTGATGGTGACCTTCTTCGACGAGAATCACGCCCGCTCCATTGGTCTTAACCCGCTCTGGCTCAAAGGATTATTTTTCACCCTGCTGTCGGCCACCACCGTGGCGGCGCTGCAAACCGTTGGCGCGTTTCTGGTGATTTGCATGGTGGTCACGCCGGGCGCAACCGCCTGGCTGCTGACCGATCGCTTCCCCAAACTGTTGATCATTGCCGTCACGTTAGGCACTTTTACCAGCGCATTCGGCACCTGGATTAGCTATTTCCTCGACGGGGCCACCGGCGGTATTATCGTGGTGCTGCAAACGCTTATTTTCCTGCTGACCTTCGTGTTTGCCCCCAAACACGGCCTGCTGGCTAACCGTCGGCGCGCGCGCCTGAGCCTGGAGCAAACGCCATGA